DNA sequence from the Cucurbita pepo subsp. pepo cultivar mu-cu-16 chromosome LG06, ASM280686v2, whole genome shotgun sequence genome:
TAAACACACATACAAAAGGCAATCGGCAGCCACGAACCTTGCAGGCTACTGGAAATACGATTGCCCGGTGATGTCGATGTCTCTATCGCCAGATGACGGCGGGGGCGCGTGCTTCGGCTTCATTCCCGATTCTACAGGCCCGTCGGCGCTCTGCGTGTCGCTCGCGGGCTTCTTCTGTAGGCTTTGCTGTTGGCCTTCCTCGGCACCGTACATTCCTCCGCCGTAAGCACTTTCCGTCAATGGCTGCATCGGGGATATATAGTGCGGTGGTTCTTGCTCTAGCTTCTTCGTTTCTTCTCGCCTCTGCTGCTCCCTCTCCATCTCCACCTTCTGGTTAGTCTCCATTTTTCTGCACTGATCCAAATTCCTATTGCCCTAAATCGtttcccccttttttctttttttagacATCGGGGTTTAATATGAAACCACGTGTCCACATGATTTTCATGGCCGTTTTATGAATCGCCACC
Encoded proteins:
- the LOC111797123 gene encoding uncharacterized protein LOC111797123, with product METNQKVEMEREQQRREETKKLEQEPPHYISPMQPLTESAYGGGMYGAEEGQQQSLQKKPASDTQSADGPVESGMKPKHAPPPSSGDRDIDITGQSYFQ